The DNA sequence AGCCTTCCAGGCCTTTGGGGCCGTCGACAAGGCCGCCGTCATCAGCGACAAGGCCACCGGCCAGTCGCGCGGCTTCGGCTTCGTCGAAATGACGAACAAGGACGAAGCGCTCAAGGCCATCAGCGCCCTGAACGGTCGCGACCTCAAGGGCCGGGCCCTCAAGGTCAACGAAGCCCAGGCCAAGACCGACCGGCCCCGCACGGGCGGCGGCGGCGGCGGCTTCGGCGGCGGCCGGAACCGGTACTGACCGAAAGCTTTTAGCTTTCTCGAAGCGCGGCTTCCCACCCCGGTAATATAGCCGGACGGGCGGTCCCGCTTCTTAACCAAGAATGATCGGGCGGACGGCCCTTAAGGGCTCGTCCGCCCTTTTTTATTTCAGGTCAAAAAGGAGGTGAAGCTCCATGACCGTCGTCTGCCCGGTTCGCCGCTGCGGTCAGGAGCTGCATTGGGCGGAGCGGTCCTGCACCTGCCCGGCGGGCCATGCGTTCGACATCGCCCGCAGCGGCTATGTGAACCTGCTCTTGCCCCAGGACAAGCAGGCCAAAAAACCAGGCGACACCAAAGCTATGGTTTGCGCGCGCCGACGGCTGCTTGACGCGGGTTTAGGAGCACGCTTGCTCGAATGCCTCGCCGCCGCCTTGGCCGGGATCCGGATCCCCCTGGGCGCTCGCGTCCTCGACGTGGGCTGCGGCGACGGCTTTTACCTCGCGGCCCTGGCCGGCCGCTTCGGGCTGGAGGGGTTCGGCGTGGACATCTCGACGGCCGCAGTGGACGCGGCGGCCCAGCGCTATCCGGGGCAGCGCTGGATTGCGGCCAACGGCGATCGCCGCCTGCCCTTTGCGGATCAGGCGTTTGACTGCATTTTGTCCATCACCGCCAGGCATAACCCCGAGGAGTTCCAAAGGCTTTTAGCGCCGGGCGGTCGCCTGCTGCTGGCAGTGCCGGCGATCGATGACCTGGCCGAGCTGCGCCAAGCCGTGCTGGGCCAAGCCACGGCTAAGGACCGGGTTAAGCTGGCGACGGAAGAGTTCGAAGAGCGCTTCACCTTGGAATCCCACGAGACAGCGCGGTTGGCCGTGCACCTGAATGTTCCGGCGCTTGTCGATCTGCT is a window from the Candidatus Aminicenantes bacterium genome containing:
- a CDS encoding methyltransferase domain-containing protein — its product is MTVVCPVRRCGQELHWAERSCTCPAGHAFDIARSGYVNLLLPQDKQAKKPGDTKAMVCARRRLLDAGLGARLLECLAAALAGIRIPLGARVLDVGCGDGFYLAALAGRFGLEGFGVDISTAAVDAAAQRYPGQRWIAANGDRRLPFADQAFDCILSITARHNPEEFQRLLAPGGRLLLAVPAIDDLAELRQAVLGQATAKDRVKLATEEFEERFTLESHETARLAVHLNVPALVDLLLVTYRGARFSAAAGTAALKPLTVTSAAELLCFKVKAG
- a CDS encoding RNA-binding protein produces the protein MNIYVGNLSFSVTETDLREAFQAFGAVDKAAVISDKATGQSRGFGFVEMTNKDEALKAISALNGRDLKGRALKVNEAQAKTDRPRTGGGGGGFGGGRNRY